Proteins found in one Bremerella volcania genomic segment:
- a CDS encoding SdrD B-like domain-containing protein, producing the protein MKKNKSRQHQVLSKLNKRARRQRTVRRMEPLETRSMLAGDVIAAVHNDYMSHDVNNDGVFDQMDVDTLLLNLQSKQAQQMASRGLLEGEQTLYLDVDNDGRLTTRDLLSAMDALSLEGELADGTFSADVNLRLITSGGNVNETQTGMADINETFQLEVWLEDTSTNPSSIDSAYVDITFNSALLTMDPTTDIVLGPGFVSNLAPDVPNNVTPYGALNSQSDFNNFALANTLRFIGGSSNGAGTIDANLGRLVATLTFTTVAEGTVDFEVVVQDNPQSTDPADLASSFNNTTRSGDMFSDANVNATFFSGAEQGGFPLEISRWTGGTVSLDIMAEPVSGANFDSYEVVEDYQEAQAVPAGDNDPPVVTINGIQYYVLDVLENDMDNVPSAVSAPRDRFNIDSVTQPAQGMVTRELDAQNVQEIVDAGIESHQVLLYQVPTGVGGISESFTYTITDSGLTNNTGTTTATVFVTITEVDQAVLLLEDPYLLEVVAGIESDVIDIMDNVTPGEPSDVPTFIGFFDENGGPLTAGDLQGTFTPVLDGMNNPTGEFTYVSNIPGLTEMITYQVSDGNNQITTGTIIFKTLFDSLLSGVVYFDADNDGVVDDNANTNASPEMRIGGVTIELLDNGGSVVASTITDAYGAYVFAGFDEGTYSVRITDPRFTRKGITSSGSFTLSGNTISGIQVGGGQPGIFTGLNFGYRGRDYQYIGLGDSIASNTEDSIVLAFSKPGGLDSLEWYAVDLGWENLVNVRSDLSFFDTATGASQIAFEVAVDGLDDPVIVVQAFSPSTPGYMVVANGPEGMIVRINGGASAVMTNLAAAVDAAFASL; encoded by the coding sequence ATGAAAAAGAACAAGAGCCGCCAGCACCAGGTCCTTTCCAAGTTGAACAAGCGAGCCAGACGGCAGCGAACCGTACGCCGCATGGAGCCGCTGGAAACTCGATCCATGCTGGCGGGGGATGTGATTGCCGCCGTCCATAACGACTACATGTCGCACGACGTGAACAACGACGGTGTCTTCGACCAGATGGACGTCGATACACTGCTGTTGAATCTCCAGTCGAAGCAAGCTCAGCAGATGGCTTCGCGTGGCCTTCTGGAAGGGGAGCAGACCCTTTACCTCGACGTCGATAACGACGGTCGATTAACCACCCGCGACTTGCTTTCCGCGATGGATGCCTTGTCGCTGGAAGGGGAACTCGCCGACGGGACGTTCAGTGCCGACGTAAATCTTCGCCTGATCACCAGCGGCGGCAATGTCAACGAGACGCAGACCGGGATGGCCGACATCAACGAGACCTTCCAGTTGGAGGTATGGCTGGAGGATACGTCCACGAACCCATCGAGCATTGATTCGGCCTACGTCGACATTACCTTCAATTCGGCACTTTTGACGATGGATCCTACCACGGATATCGTCTTGGGGCCTGGGTTCGTCAGCAATCTTGCTCCTGACGTTCCCAATAATGTCACTCCCTATGGTGCACTGAACAGTCAGAGTGACTTCAATAACTTTGCCCTGGCAAATACGCTGCGGTTCATCGGTGGTTCTTCCAACGGTGCGGGAACGATTGACGCGAATCTCGGTCGTTTGGTCGCGACGCTGACCTTCACCACCGTTGCGGAAGGGACTGTCGACTTTGAAGTGGTCGTCCAAGACAATCCCCAGAGCACCGATCCGGCTGACTTGGCGAGTTCGTTCAACAACACAACGCGCAGCGGTGATATGTTCAGCGATGCGAATGTGAACGCCACCTTCTTCTCGGGTGCGGAACAAGGTGGGTTCCCCCTGGAAATCTCGCGTTGGACCGGTGGTACCGTTTCGCTCGATATCATGGCGGAACCAGTCTCCGGTGCGAACTTCGATTCTTACGAAGTCGTGGAAGACTACCAGGAGGCTCAAGCCGTTCCTGCAGGGGATAACGATCCTCCGGTCGTGACGATTAACGGCATCCAGTACTATGTTCTGGACGTGCTGGAAAACGACATGGACAACGTGCCCAGCGCTGTTTCGGCACCTCGCGATCGCTTCAATATCGACTCAGTTACCCAGCCTGCCCAGGGCATGGTGACTCGTGAACTCGACGCTCAAAATGTGCAGGAAATCGTCGATGCGGGGATCGAATCGCACCAGGTACTGCTGTACCAGGTGCCAACGGGAGTGGGTGGCATCTCGGAATCGTTTACCTACACCATTACCGACAGCGGTTTGACCAACAACACTGGAACGACGACAGCCACCGTCTTCGTTACGATCACCGAAGTCGATCAGGCTGTGCTTCTGCTGGAAGACCCCTATCTACTTGAAGTCGTCGCAGGCATCGAGAGCGATGTGATCGACATCATGGATAACGTCACGCCAGGCGAACCTTCTGACGTGCCGACCTTCATCGGATTCTTCGATGAAAATGGCGGTCCTCTGACCGCTGGCGATCTGCAAGGTACGTTCACGCCGGTTCTGGATGGAATGAACAATCCTACCGGGGAGTTCACCTACGTGTCGAACATTCCTGGTCTGACTGAGATGATCACTTACCAGGTCAGCGACGGTAACAACCAGATCACCACCGGCACCATCATCTTCAAGACGCTGTTTGACAGCCTGCTTTCCGGTGTCGTTTACTTTGACGCCGACAACGATGGTGTTGTCGATGACAATGCCAATACCAATGCCAGCCCCGAAATGCGGATTGGCGGCGTGACGATCGAATTGCTGGATAACGGCGGATCGGTGGTTGCCAGTACGATCACCGACGCTTATGGGGCATACGTCTTCGCTGGCTTCGACGAAGGAACTTATTCGGTCCGCATTACCGATCCTCGCTTTACGCGTAAGGGGATTACCTCCAGCGGTAGCTTTACGCTTAGCGGTAATACGATCAGCGGCATCCAGGTTGGCGGCGGTCAGCCGGGTATCTTCACCGGTTTGAACTTCGGGTACCGCGGCCGCGATTACCAGTACATCGGCTTGGGTGATTCGATCGCATCGAACACTGAAGACAGCATCGTGCTGGCGTTCTCGAAGCCAGGCGGTCTGGATTCGCTCGAATGGTATGCCGTGGACCTGGGCTGGGAAAACCTGGTGAATGTCCGATCCGATCTCTCCTTCTTCGATACCGCCACCGGGGCAAGCCAAATTGCCTTTGAGGTAGCCGTCGATGGGTTGGACGATCCGGTGATCGTGGTTCAGGCCTTCTCGCCATCGACCCCTGGTTACATGGTCGTTGCCAATGGACCTGAGGGCATGATCGTTCGCATCAATGGTGGAGCCTCGGCCGTCATGACCAATCTGGCGGCAGCCGTCGATGCGGCTTTTGCCAGCCTGTAA
- a CDS encoding BBP7 family outer membrane beta-barrel protein, whose product MKLNYSTLAFSIAAVLLGSGRSFAQEGYAPMGSPYPAGAPAPYNPVGMPPAGMQPGYAPQAMMGAPGPMGPMAGPGPMMGAPDPYAYMAAANANGQTNPGMQYGGPVDGSMYEPAGDYVQYENVAGGACDDGCALPPRAYGSFDTLVVWRHGGNYPAILTTSDPADEGILGAATTRVLFGDGYESGDASLGGRITIGLWLDDYQNWSVGGRFLALEDDGANYNTGSNSFTTLAFPFFNTNTGLQDSVVVALPGTGTNAADNTTIALNNENNLYMGDVFVTKHIHTNHGNRWDFVTGYSYAKFEDSFAINAQFTNQDTGSTLSVGDVVAYRDSFAATNEFHGGQLGLIAEFQDGPFSWRAMGKISLGGMKQEATISGSTTINGVLSDNQGIYARSTNSGSFSRDQFAYIPEATVDMIYAYNCNLDFKLGANFVYFSDVSTAATLINPNIDPSVVNPTDPQFSFIEQDFWVVGLTFGMEYHY is encoded by the coding sequence ATGAAGCTTAACTACTCCACCCTAGCTTTCTCGATCGCGGCCGTGCTACTCGGCTCAGGTCGATCCTTTGCCCAAGAGGGTTATGCTCCGATGGGATCCCCATATCCCGCCGGTGCTCCTGCTCCCTATAATCCCGTCGGAATGCCACCAGCTGGGATGCAACCGGGGTATGCACCTCAAGCGATGATGGGTGCTCCTGGCCCAATGGGCCCCATGGCTGGCCCTGGTCCCATGATGGGCGCTCCCGATCCTTATGCTTACATGGCTGCCGCCAATGCCAACGGTCAAACGAACCCCGGCATGCAATACGGTGGTCCGGTCGATGGTTCGATGTACGAACCTGCCGGCGATTACGTTCAATACGAAAACGTCGCCGGCGGTGCCTGCGACGACGGTTGTGCACTTCCACCTCGAGCTTACGGAAGCTTCGACACGCTGGTTGTCTGGCGTCACGGTGGAAATTACCCAGCGATCCTGACGACCAGCGATCCGGCGGACGAAGGCATTCTGGGTGCCGCCACCACGCGAGTTCTGTTCGGCGACGGGTATGAATCGGGCGATGCCAGCCTGGGTGGCCGTATCACGATTGGCCTATGGCTGGACGATTACCAAAACTGGAGTGTCGGCGGCCGTTTCCTGGCACTGGAAGACGATGGAGCCAACTACAACACCGGTTCCAATTCCTTCACGACGTTGGCATTCCCGTTCTTTAACACCAACACCGGCTTGCAAGATTCGGTGGTTGTGGCCTTGCCGGGTACCGGTACCAACGCCGCGGACAATACGACGATTGCCCTGAACAACGAAAACAACCTGTACATGGGCGACGTCTTCGTCACCAAGCATATTCACACCAACCACGGCAACCGCTGGGACTTCGTCACCGGTTATAGCTACGCCAAGTTTGAAGACAGCTTCGCGATTAACGCTCAGTTCACCAACCAAGACACCGGTAGTACGCTTTCGGTCGGTGACGTGGTTGCCTACCGAGACAGCTTCGCCGCGACCAACGAATTCCACGGCGGCCAGTTGGGTTTGATCGCCGAATTCCAGGACGGCCCTTTCAGCTGGCGTGCGATGGGTAAGATCAGCCTGGGTGGCATGAAGCAGGAAGCCACTATTTCTGGCTCGACGACCATCAACGGCGTCCTGTCGGACAATCAGGGGATCTACGCTCGCAGCACCAACTCGGGCAGCTTTAGCCGCGATCAGTTCGCTTACATTCCTGAAGCGACGGTCGATATGATCTACGCTTACAACTGCAACCTCGACTTCAAGTTGGGGGCCAACTTCGTGTACTTCAGCGACGTATCGACCGCAGCGACCTTGATCAATCCGAACATCGACCCCAGCGTCGTTAACCCAACCGATCCTCAGTTCAGCTTCATCGAACAGGACTTCTGGGTTGTCGGCCTGACCTTCGGTATGGAATACCACTACTAA
- a CDS encoding preprotein translocase subunit SecA — translation MDTNQQTLEAPQAEESNKPEAPQRGAPRKFSANPLGAAYSQITRSGLARFVAKLPLIDRFEAELKDLSDRDLRKHSLGLRHRAKSGEPLYKLLPEAFALVRIAGARTLNMRHYEVQLIGGMIMFNGSIAEMETGEGKTLTATLPTYLYALPGKGVHVATVNDYLAARDAELMMPIYKMLGMTVGVIESQMSSPDRRKAYACDITYGTSKEFGFDFLRDRLLIRQTREQGLGVLGPLLAGKSEKSEEPVQREHFFALVDEADSVLIDDARTPLVISAIPGEAEKVAVACHRWAAKSEEEFEEDHHYEYDHDKKSVELTVSGRLLVRQIPKPKLLDTVGLVDLYDYVERAIKVKRDFHSGQHYVIRDGEVVIVDESTGRIAEGRKWSYGIHQAIEAKEGVEVTVATGQAARITVQDLFLRYRHLGGMTGTASSSKGEFKKIYKLNVIKCPTNRIPQRKLWPDRVFGNSDAKWAAIVDEIREIHSQGRPVLVGTRTIEKSEHLSKLLEEEGIDHEVLNAHQVAVEADIVSRAGQPGKVTVATNMAGRGTDIKLGDGVHALGGLHVICTELHDSARIDRQLVGRCGRQGDPGSTRQFMALDDDCLLVGLGPKRYKKLVAYGEERLGELPGYSKLFRKAQRKIEKKHFSDRKVLLYHEKQRKKMHREMGQDPYLDSPD, via the coding sequence TTGGATACCAATCAACAGACCTTGGAAGCACCCCAGGCGGAAGAGTCGAACAAGCCGGAAGCTCCGCAGCGGGGAGCTCCTCGCAAGTTTTCCGCCAACCCGTTGGGGGCGGCCTATTCGCAGATAACCCGATCGGGGCTCGCACGCTTCGTGGCGAAGCTACCACTGATCGATCGCTTCGAAGCAGAGCTGAAAGATCTCTCGGACCGCGACCTGCGCAAGCACAGCCTGGGCCTGCGCCATCGGGCCAAAAGTGGTGAGCCGCTATATAAGTTGCTTCCCGAAGCGTTCGCTTTGGTCCGCATTGCGGGTGCTCGCACGCTGAACATGCGCCATTACGAGGTGCAGCTGATTGGCGGGATGATCATGTTCAATGGTTCGATTGCCGAGATGGAAACGGGGGAAGGGAAAACGCTGACCGCAACCCTGCCGACCTATCTTTATGCACTGCCTGGTAAAGGAGTGCATGTGGCCACGGTGAACGACTACCTGGCCGCCCGTGACGCCGAGCTGATGATGCCCATCTATAAGATGTTGGGAATGACGGTTGGCGTGATCGAATCCCAAATGTCCTCACCAGATCGGCGAAAGGCATACGCTTGCGACATTACTTATGGGACGTCGAAAGAATTCGGTTTCGACTTCCTCCGAGACCGACTTCTCATCCGACAGACCCGCGAGCAAGGTTTGGGCGTGCTGGGGCCACTGCTAGCGGGCAAGTCGGAGAAAAGTGAAGAGCCAGTTCAGCGAGAGCATTTTTTCGCATTGGTTGACGAAGCGGACAGTGTTTTGATCGATGACGCCCGAACGCCGCTGGTGATCAGTGCGATTCCTGGCGAGGCGGAAAAGGTCGCCGTGGCTTGCCATCGCTGGGCTGCCAAAAGTGAAGAGGAATTCGAGGAAGATCACCACTACGAATACGACCACGATAAGAAGTCGGTCGAACTAACCGTTTCCGGGCGACTATTGGTCCGGCAGATCCCCAAGCCGAAACTGCTGGACACCGTAGGCCTGGTCGACCTGTACGACTACGTCGAGCGAGCCATCAAGGTCAAACGCGACTTCCATAGCGGGCAGCACTACGTGATCCGTGACGGAGAAGTTGTGATCGTCGACGAGTCGACCGGGCGTATCGCCGAAGGTCGAAAGTGGAGCTACGGCATCCACCAGGCGATCGAGGCCAAAGAAGGTGTCGAGGTGACGGTTGCCACCGGGCAAGCTGCCCGAATCACCGTTCAAGACCTCTTCTTACGCTACCGTCACTTGGGTGGGATGACCGGTACGGCATCGAGTTCCAAAGGGGAATTCAAGAAGATTTACAAGCTGAACGTGATCAAGTGTCCTACTAACCGCATCCCGCAGCGGAAACTTTGGCCAGATCGCGTGTTCGGCAACAGCGATGCCAAGTGGGCGGCGATTGTCGATGAGATTCGCGAGATCCACTCGCAAGGGCGACCTGTGCTGGTCGGTACGCGAACGATCGAAAAGAGCGAGCATCTCTCCAAGCTATTAGAAGAGGAAGGAATCGATCACGAAGTCCTCAATGCCCACCAGGTAGCGGTCGAAGCGGACATCGTTTCCCGCGCCGGGCAGCCAGGAAAAGTGACCGTCGCCACGAACATGGCTGGTCGTGGTACCGACATCAAGTTAGGTGACGGGGTCCACGCATTGGGCGGCTTGCATGTGATTTGCACGGAGCTGCACGACTCGGCTCGGATCGATCGTCAGTTAGTCGGGCGTTGTGGTCGTCAGGGAGACCCCGGCAGCACGCGGCAATTTATGGCCTTGGATGACGACTGCTTGCTGGTTGGTCTGGGGCCGAAGCGATACAAGAAGCTGGTTGCCTACGGTGAAGAGCGGCTCGGCGAGCTGCCAGGCTACTCCAAGCTGTTCCGAAAGGCGCAACGCAAGATCGAGAAGAAGCACTTCAGTGATCGCAAGGTTCTACTGTATCACGAGAAGCAGCGTAAGAAGATGCACCGCGAAATGGGACAAGATCCTTATCTGGATTCGCCAGATTAG